A region of the Amycolatopsis sp. cg13 genome:
CTGGGCCTGGACCGACAACAACGGTCACCCGGAGGACGCCGTCACCCGGCAGCAGCTCCTCGACGCGATCTCGGCGTACTGGTTCACCGCGTCGGCGACGTCGTCCGCGCGGCTGTACTGGGAGAGCTTCCGCAGTTTCGGCGATCTCGTCACCGCGCCGTCCGGAATCTCCGTCTACCCGCGCGACATCATTCGCCCGTCGCGGCGGCAGGCGGAGCTGAAGTACACCGATCTGCGCTGGTTCGAGCGGTTGCCCCGGGGCGGGCACTTCGCGGCGATGGAACAACCGGCGTCGCTCGTCGAGCAGATTCGCGGCTTCTTCCGGCTCGTGCGCTGATCTTTCCCACCTCGCGGAACAGGGCTGGGAGAAACGCGTCACCAGGCATTAGAGTGAAGTTAGGCTACCCTGTATTGCACGTATGCGCATGTCACTATATATTCCTCTCGACACCGAAACTTGGGAGGCGAGCGATGGGACACGGGCACGGCCACGGGCACACCGCCGCTCCGGCGAGCGCGTCCGGCCGCTACGTCCGCGCGCTGCTGATCGCTCTCGCGGTCGGTGCCGGGTTCATGGTGCTGGAGTTCGCCGTGGGCTTCGCCACCGGCTCGCTCGCGCTGATCTCCGACGCCGCGCACATGTTCACCGACGTCCTCGGCGTCGGAATGGCGCTCGCCGCGATCGTGCTCGCGCGCCGCAGCGGGCCGACGCCCAGCCGTACGTTCGGCATGTACCGGGCGGAAGTCCTTGCCGCGCTTGCCAATGCGGTGCTGCTGTTCGGCGTCGCCGGGTACGTGGCGTTCGAGGCGATCGGCCGGATCAGTGACCCGCCGGAGGTGCCTGGCCTGCCGGTGCTGCTCGCCGCCGCGGCTGGTCTCGTCGCGAACATCGTGTCGTTCCTGGTGCTGCGCTCGGGCGCGAAGGAAAGCCTGAACGTCCGCGGCGCGTACCTCGAGGTGCTGGCTGACCTCGTCGGCTCGGTCGGCGTGCTGCTCAGCGGCGCGATCACGCTCACCACCGGCTGGCGTTACGCCGACCCGATCATCGGTGTCGCTATCGGACTGTTCGTCCTGCCGCGCACCTGGACGCTCGCCCGCCGCGCGCTCCGGATCCTCTTCCAGCACGCGCCCGCCGGCGTCGACGTCGGCGAGATCAGCACCGAACTCGCCGCGCTCCCGGGCGTCGCGGACGTACACGACCTGCACGTCTGGACGCTGACCTCGGGCATGGAGGTCGCCTCGGCCCACCTGACGGTGAGCGCCGAAGCCGAACAGTCCACTGTGCTCACCAAGGCGCAAGACCTGCTGTCGGTCCGCTACGAGATCAAACACGCGACGCTTCAGGTCGAGGGACCGCAATGCGCCCGCCGATGCGCGGAGCTGTCCTGGTAGACCGGGGACCATGCGCAAGGACTTCGACCCCGCCCAGCTGGCCCCGAACGCGTTCTACCACCTGATGACCGCGACCGTCGTGCCGCGGCCGATCGCCTGGGTGTCGAGCACCTCGCGAGCCGGGGTCGACAACCTCGCGCCGCATTCGTTCTTCACCGTCGCGTCGGCCGCGCCCGCGGTCCTGCAGTTCACCTCGGTCGGGCGGAAAGACACCCTGCGCAATGTCGAATCGACGCGGCAATTCGTGGTCAACCTCGCGCCCGAGCCGCTGTTCGAGCAGATCAACGCGACCGGTGCGGATTTCCCGCCGGAGATGAGCGAATTCGACGAGGCCGGGCTGACCCGCGAGCCGAGCCTGAAGGTCCGCCCGCCGCGCGTGGCGGAATCGCCGGTGGCGTTCGAATGCGAACTGCACAGCACGGTCGGTTTCGGCCGTTCGACAGTGGTGTTCGGCCGGGTCGTGCACCTCGCGGTCAACGAGGACGTCCTCGACGGCGACCACCCGATGGTCGACCGGCTGCGCCCGCTGTCCCGGCTGGGCCGCGACGAATGGGGCACGCTGGGCGACATCAAAGAATTGGCACGGCCCACGTACAAAAGCTCGTGAGTGTTGATCACGGTTAGAACCGTGATCAACACTCACGAGCTTTTTCAGGGAGCGGGCAGCGGCTGCGCGTTCCGCCCCTTCAGCATGAGCTTCATCTGGTCCATCTCGGCGCCCTGCGACACCAACATGCTGCGGCACAACGCTTTCACCGCGTCGACCGACGTGTGGTCCTGCGCGTACTCGGCCATCGCGACGCCGCCCTGGTGGTGGCGCAGCATCAGCTGAAGGAACTCGACGTCCAGCGCACGCCCGGACAACGAGCGCAGCTTCGCGAGGTCCGCGTCGGTGGCCATGCCGGGCATCGGCGCACCGCCCGCCGGGCTGCTGGTCGGCATCTGCATGCCCGCGTGGCCCATCGGCTCGGTCATCCACGTCATGTAGGCACCGGTCGCCTGCTCCGGCTGGTCCCAGAGCATGAGCCAGCCCTTCATCCGCCCGACCTGCTCGGTCTGCGTGCGCTCGATGTCGAACGCGAGCTGGCGGATCTCCGGGTCGGTCGAGTGGTCGCGCGCCCAGCCGGCCATGGTGACCGCCTGCAGATGGTGCACCGACATGTCCTGGGCGAAGCCGACCTCGACCGAACCCGCACCCGGCGTCGCGGGCACCGCGTCGCTGCCGTCGGTGAGCCGCGTCGCGAAGACGCCGATCGCGGCCCCGACCAGCAGCACGGCGATCAGCGTGCCGCCGATGACCACCCACCGGGACCAGCCGGTCCGCTCCGCCGGAGCGGACTCCTCGGCGGCCGACGGGACGGATTCGACGCCGCCCGTCCCGGCCTGGTCTTCTTCGGAGCCGCCCACGGTCACTGCCCCGCGGGCGGGGTGCCCGGCATGCCGGGCTGCTGCTCGTTCTGCGCCCCGGTGCTGCCCTTGTAGTCCATCGGCTTCGCGTCCTTGCCCGGCTTGCTCGGGTCGAACTTCGGCGGGTTGCTCGGGTCGAACATGCCCTTGCCGAGCGCGTCGCACGAGGCGCCGATCTCCGGGTACACGCCGTTCGGGTTGGTCCGCAGCGCGGCGATGAACTGGTCGATGCGCGGGTCGTCGGCGCTGTCCAGCTTCAGCTGGTGGCCCCACGACTGCAGCGAGATCGGCTTGTCCAGGCCGGGGTAGGGCGACATCATCGTGTACGGCTTGCCCTTGACCCGCGCCTCCAGCAGCGGCAGCTGGTCGCCCTTGACCTTGTCCGGGTTGTAGGCGATCCACACCGTGCCGTGCTCGAGCGAGTGCACCATGTTCTCGTTGCGCACCGCTTCCGGGTACACGACGCCGGTGCAGGTGGCCCAGTACCCGTCGTGCGGGCCGCCGAACGGCGGGCTCTGGTCGTAGGCCACCCGTTCGGTGGGCAGAATGTGCACCGAACCGGTGTACTGCTTGGTGATCACGCCGGGGATCTTCTTCGACGGGTCCGGATTGCTCGCGGTCGGCGCGAAGGCGGCGGCGGCCTCGTCCCGGGAGGCCTGGTCGCGCTTGGGCGCGGAGGCCTGCAGGTAGTAGACGATGACGCCGGCCAGCAGGGCGACCACCACGACGACGCCGATGATGGTGCCCCAGGGCGTCCGCTTGCCCGCGACGACCGAGCGGTTCTTCGCCGCCTTCACCGCGGCCGCGGACGAGCCCTTCTTCTTGGTGGTCCCGTTGGCCATGATTGCCGAGATCTCCTCGTGAGAGCGGGGGAGGGATCCGGACGGAACCCTGCCGGTAGCCCAGTGTAGAGACCGGGCGTGCGATCACCGTGAACACCCGCGAGGCGCCCCGGCGAGCGGAACATCCGCCTCCGGTGTGCCCGCCGTCTCGCCAGCCTGTACCGCCGGAACCGCGCGGCCGAAGCGCACCTAGAATCCGGCGAGTGACTCCCGCCGCTCTCGCCGATCTGGTCCGCAGCTCCGCCGTGCAGGTCCTCGCCGCACGAGGCGTCGACGCCGCCGTGCTGCCGGAGACCGTGACCATCGAACGCCCGCGCAACCCGGACCACGGAGACTACGCGACCAACCTCGCGCTGCAGGTGGCCAAGAAAGCCGGGCTGAAGCCGCGCGAGTTCGCCGAGGCGCTCGCCGAGGTCGTCGCGGGTGCGGACGGCGTGGCCGCGGCCGAGGTCGCCGGGCCGGGCTTCCTCAACTTCCGGCTCGCCGCGGACGCGCAGGGCGAGGTCGTGCGCCAGGTGCTGGCCGCGGGCGCGGAGTACGGCCGGGGCGACGCGCTCGCCGGGCGCCGGATCAACCTGGAGTTCGTCTCGGCGAACCCGACCGGCCCGATCCACCTCGGCGGCACGCGCTGGGCCGCGGTCGGCGACGCGCTGGGCCGGGTGCTCGGCGCGCAGGGCGCGGACGTCACCCGCGAGTACTACTTCAACGACGCGGGCGCGCAGATCGACCGGTTCGTGCGCTCGCTGATCGCCGCCGCGAAGGGCGAGCCCGCGCCGGAGGACGGCTACGCGGGCGGGTACATCAGCGACATCGCGGCCGAGGTGATCAAGGCCGAGCCGAGCGCGCTGAGCCTGCCCGAGGACGAGCGGAACGAGACCTTCCGGCGCATCGGCATCGAGCTGATGTTCAGCCAGATCAAGCAGAGCCTGCACGAGTTCGGCACCGACTTCGACGTCTACTTCCACGAGAACTCGCTGCACGAATCGGGCGCGGTCGACGCGGCGGTGCAGCAGCTCAAGGACTCCGGCAACCTCTACTTCGCCGACGGCGCCTGGTGGCTCAAGTCCAGCGAGTACGGCGACGACAAGGACCGGGTCGTCATCAAGAAGGACGGCAACACCGCCTACATCGCGGGCGACCTGGCCTACTTCAAGGACAAGCGCAACCGCGGCCACGACCTGTGCATCTACATGCTCGGCGCGGACCACCACGGCTACATCGCGCGGCTCAAGGCGGCCGCCGCGGCGTTCGGCGACGACCCGGCCACGGTCGAGGTGCTGATCGGCCAGATGGTGAACCTGGTCAGCGACGGCAAGCCGGTGCGGATGTCCAAGCGCGCGGGCACCGTGATCACGCTCGAGGACCTCGTGGAGGCGGTCGGCGTCGACCCGGCCCGCTACGAGCTGATCCGCTACTCCGTCGATTCCTCTTTGGACATCGATTTGGACTTGCTGCGCAAGCATTCCAACGACAACCCGGTCTACTACGTGCAGTACGCGCACGCCCGGCTGTCGTCGCTGCGGCGCGGCGCGGCGGACCTCGGCCTGAAGACCGACGGGTCCGGCGAGGACGTCGATTTCGGACTGCTCACCCTGCCTGCAGAAGGCGACCTGATCCGCACCATCGGCGAATTCCCCGCCGTGGTGCGGCGGGCGGCGGAGATGCGCGAACCGCATCGCGTGGCCCGCTACCTCGAGGAACTGGCCGGCGCGTACCACAAGTTCTACACCGTGGGCCGGGTCCTCCCGCAGGGCGACGAGGAGGCCACCCCCCTCACGTACGCCCGGCTCGCTCTGTGTGAAGCCGCGCGCCAGGTTCTGGCGAACGGCCTGTCGCTGCTCGGTGTCTCCGCTCCGGAACGGATGTAAACAATGGCGCACCCCGCGGGCCCCCGCCACGCCGACGTCTACCCCCATGCCGACGCCTCCGGGTTCCCGCCCGCGAGTGCGGGCGAACTCGACCAGCTGCCCGCGAAAGTGTGGCCGCGCAACGTATATCGCGCCGCGGACGGCGTCGTGCGGATCGCCGGCGTCGA
Encoded here:
- a CDS encoding cation diffusion facilitator family transporter encodes the protein MGHGHGHGHTAAPASASGRYVRALLIALAVGAGFMVLEFAVGFATGSLALISDAAHMFTDVLGVGMALAAIVLARRSGPTPSRTFGMYRAEVLAALANAVLLFGVAGYVAFEAIGRISDPPEVPGLPVLLAAAAGLVANIVSFLVLRSGAKESLNVRGAYLEVLADLVGSVGVLLSGAITLTTGWRYADPIIGVAIGLFVLPRTWTLARRALRILFQHAPAGVDVGEISTELAALPGVADVHDLHVWTLTSGMEVASAHLTVSAEAEQSTVLTKAQDLLSVRYEIKHATLQVEGPQCARRCAELSW
- a CDS encoding flavin reductase family protein, whose product is MRKDFDPAQLAPNAFYHLMTATVVPRPIAWVSSTSRAGVDNLAPHSFFTVASAAPAVLQFTSVGRKDTLRNVESTRQFVVNLAPEPLFEQINATGADFPPEMSEFDEAGLTREPSLKVRPPRVAESPVAFECELHSTVGFGRSTVVFGRVVHLAVNEDVLDGDHPMVDRLRPLSRLGRDEWGTLGDIKELARPTYKSS
- a CDS encoding DUF305 domain-containing protein, producing the protein MVIGGTLIAVLLVGAAIGVFATRLTDGSDAVPATPGAGSVEVGFAQDMSVHHLQAVTMAGWARDHSTDPEIRQLAFDIERTQTEQVGRMKGWLMLWDQPEQATGAYMTWMTEPMGHAGMQMPTSSPAGGAPMPGMATDADLAKLRSLSGRALDVEFLQLMLRHHQGGVAMAEYAQDHTSVDAVKALCRSMLVSQGAEMDQMKLMLKGRNAQPLPAP
- a CDS encoding DUF3105 domain-containing protein; its protein translation is MANGTTKKKGSSAAAVKAAKNRSVVAGKRTPWGTIIGVVVVVALLAGVIVYYLQASAPKRDQASRDEAAAAFAPTASNPDPSKKIPGVITKQYTGSVHILPTERVAYDQSPPFGGPHDGYWATCTGVVYPEAVRNENMVHSLEHGTVWIAYNPDKVKGDQLPLLEARVKGKPYTMMSPYPGLDKPISLQSWGHQLKLDSADDPRIDQFIAALRTNPNGVYPEIGASCDALGKGMFDPSNPPKFDPSKPGKDAKPMDYKGSTGAQNEQQPGMPGTPPAGQ
- the argS gene encoding arginine--tRNA ligase, with amino-acid sequence MTPAALADLVRSSAVQVLAARGVDAAVLPETVTIERPRNPDHGDYATNLALQVAKKAGLKPREFAEALAEVVAGADGVAAAEVAGPGFLNFRLAADAQGEVVRQVLAAGAEYGRGDALAGRRINLEFVSANPTGPIHLGGTRWAAVGDALGRVLGAQGADVTREYYFNDAGAQIDRFVRSLIAAAKGEPAPEDGYAGGYISDIAAEVIKAEPSALSLPEDERNETFRRIGIELMFSQIKQSLHEFGTDFDVYFHENSLHESGAVDAAVQQLKDSGNLYFADGAWWLKSSEYGDDKDRVVIKKDGNTAYIAGDLAYFKDKRNRGHDLCIYMLGADHHGYIARLKAAAAAFGDDPATVEVLIGQMVNLVSDGKPVRMSKRAGTVITLEDLVEAVGVDPARYELIRYSVDSSLDIDLDLLRKHSNDNPVYYVQYAHARLSSLRRGAADLGLKTDGSGEDVDFGLLTLPAEGDLIRTIGEFPAVVRRAAEMREPHRVARYLEELAGAYHKFYTVGRVLPQGDEEATPLTYARLALCEAARQVLANGLSLLGVSAPERM